The segment AGATTTGGCCACGCCAAGAGCATTCTTAATTGATCGGGCGTCACTGGAGCCGTGGCAGATGATGCAGATACCGTCGATTCCGAGCAGAGGTGCTCCACCGGCTTCGCTGTATTGGTGTCGGGCGGCGACTTCCTGGAAGACGCGTTGCGCAATGTGGCGTTCTGTATCCAGTTGTTCCATCAAAGCACTGCCGACACTCTTGAAGAGATAGTCGACCATCCCTTCACTCACCTTCAGTACGATGTTTCCGACGAAACCTTCGCAGATAAGAACATCTGCCTCGCCTCGGTAGAGGCCTCGGCCTTCGACGTTACCGACGTAAATATCCTTGAGGGGGCTGTTGGAAAGAAAGGTGTGCGTTTCACGGTAAAGATCGTTGCCCTTACCTTCTTCCGAACCGATATTCATCAGGCCGATGGAAGGTCCACTGACTCCCAGAATCCTCCGCGAGTATACGGAGCCGATGACACCATATTGATAGAGGTGCTCCGGTCTGGCGGCAGGGTTTGCACCCACATCCATCAAGATCGACCGACCGCGCAGGGTGGGTAACGTCACTGCGATTCCCGGTCGTTTGATCCCTTTGAGAAAGAGTTTGCTCCATAGAGCAGCAGCGACGACGGCACCGGTATTTCCAGCACTGACGACTCCATCGACCTCTTTCTGAGCCATCAATCGCCAGCACACGGCGATCGAGTTGTTCGGTTTTTTGCGATGTGCAATGGTCGGCTTTTCCGCCATTCCCACAACACCCTCCGCCGGAACGACCTGCATACGGTCGCCAGAGTATCCCGACTTTTCGATCAGCGAATCAATCAGGGGTTGGTCCCCGACCATCGCGATTTCGAGGTCCGAATCGGCTTCGAGTGCGGCAATCGCTCCATCGATATTGGGTTGAGGGGCATCGTCGCCACCCATCACATCCAAAGCAATACGCATCTGGTATTAACCCTCGGCTTCTACAAGCGTACGGCCCTGGTAATTTCCACAAGTTGGGCAGACCACATGAGAAGGTGCCGGGGTGCCGCACTGTGAGCAGTATGAAAGCTGAATGGGTTTGACCGCGTTGTGGCTACGGCGCATGCGGGATCTGCTTTTTGATTGTCTCCGCTTGGGAACAGCCATGGCGTTGTTCGTCCTAAATCTTTGTGTTGATTGAAAATAGAGTAATTAGCGTTCGATGAATTCACTGGGTAGACCGTCTCCGCAGGTTTTCACCGAAGCGAAGCGAGCATCCTAAGAAAATGCCGGAATATGTGTCAAGTTTCCCCGCTCCATCGGTCCAGAGGATCCTCAGATTTACCGAGAAAATACGGATATTTGTTTCTCAAACTACTAGTCTTTCGCCTGAGGGTCTTTTTTGATTGTGTACAAAAGGACACTGTGTTCGTTGTGAGATGACGGTTCAGAGTACTTTTTCAGGCGAGGATGAGTGAAAGATATCACTCTGAATTCGTCACAGATTCCTAAAAATTAGCGAGTTTATGGCCCAGCCCCGCTACTGATTTTGGCACTCTGGCCAGTAATTGGCCGAATCCCGGGGTACGAATCCGAGTTTCTCAGCCGTTTCTCGCATGTCGAAGATGCCGTTTTTGTTGTTGCTGAGAGCGTACCCGAGCACGTAGTCACGGTTCGTTTCGAGTGCTTTACGGAAGGCTTCGACGCAATCTCGCTTGCTCAGAAAGAGGGCCGACATGTGGTATTCCTGCTCTGTTCCGTCTGCAGTATGGGGATCATCAGCTTGCTCTGTCCAGCCGATCCGAAGCCCGACAAACTGTATTCTGTGGGTCAGACTGAAGTATTTCCCTAAATTCTCTCCAAACAATTTAGAGACTCCATAGAGGGAGTCCGGAGCGGGCGGATCGAACAGGCGGGCATGGTGTCGACATTTGTCCGGATCTGTCTTCATTGGACTGTCGTCCATGAAATCGCCATGTTGAGTATGGTTCGTACTGGCGAAAATGATCTTCTTCACGCCTGCTCTTCTGCATTCTTCAAAAACGTTGTAGGTCGCATCAATATTGTTTTTGAGTACTTCGTCCCAAGGGGTCGAAGGCATGATGTATCCAGCGAGGTGAATTACGGCGTCAAGACCTTCAAAAATTCCCTCGACCTGGCTGCTGTCGGACAGATCAGCAACCGTTCCCTCCAAATCCTCCGCTTTATGCGTAAAGTAATGGAATTCGACTTCATCTCGAAGACCTTCCCTCAGGGTTGTACCAATGTTCCCATTGGCCCCCGTTAAACCAACTTTCAGTTTCTTTTCGACTGATCGTTCTGCCGCCATTATTTTGACTCCTTTCGAGCTGATTCATCGAGTCTATCCCGACCTTATCACGGACTGGAAATTTCCTGTTCCCGTATGGGAATCAATCGGTTTGACTGGTTTTCATGTTAAACTATGAGTCTATCCTGCGTAACTGAATAGGGCTGGCAACGAATTCCACTGGAAATGTTGAGTTGCCCCGTTATGGGATAGGTGAATTACGCTTGCATTGGCACGTAAATCTGCAAATTCAGCGCCAATTTAGGGCAATAAGTCTCTCTCGTGATTATCGTTGAATCGATTCAATTCATTAC is part of the Polystyrenella longa genome and harbors:
- the plsX gene encoding phosphate acyltransferase PlsX, encoding MRIALDVMGGDDAPQPNIDGAIAALEADSDLEIAMVGDQPLIDSLIEKSGYSGDRMQVVPAEGVVGMAEKPTIAHRKKPNNSIAVCWRLMAQKEVDGVVSAGNTGAVVAAALWSKLFLKGIKRPGIAVTLPTLRGRSILMDVGANPAARPEHLYQYGVIGSVYSRRILGVSGPSIGLMNIGSEEGKGNDLYRETHTFLSNSPLKDIYVGNVEGRGLYRGEADVLICEGFVGNIVLKVSEGMVDYLFKSVGSALMEQLDTERHIAQRVFQEVAARHQYSEAGGAPLLGIDGICIICHGSSDARSIKNALGVAKSLNDHQLNKHIVEEMQKYSL
- the rpmF gene encoding 50S ribosomal protein L32, giving the protein MAVPKRRQSKSRSRMRRSHNAVKPIQLSYCSQCGTPAPSHVVCPTCGNYQGRTLVEAEG
- a CDS encoding NAD-dependent epimerase/dehydratase family protein, encoding MAAERSVEKKLKVGLTGANGNIGTTLREGLRDEVEFHYFTHKAEDLEGTVADLSDSSQVEGIFEGLDAVIHLAGYIMPSTPWDEVLKNNIDATYNVFEECRRAGVKKIIFASTNHTQHGDFMDDSPMKTDPDKCRHHARLFDPPAPDSLYGVSKLFGENLGKYFSLTHRIQFVGLRIGWTEQADDPHTADGTEQEYHMSALFLSKRDCVEAFRKALETNRDYVLGYALSNNKNGIFDMRETAEKLGFVPRDSANYWPECQNQ